From Neobacillus sp. PS2-9, the proteins below share one genomic window:
- a CDS encoding PP2C family protein-serine/threonine phosphatase — protein MDFKDMFQSKYRSILYSYLKESTEAALYQGQKFSRKAMEHQISPEEIINVHCTALKELFPDLPQEVFASCDFLLEVMMDYGLAYQEHQSLRDQQLEIRSEIEIAASVQDNLLETKIPQIDVLDIGAISIPAKQMNGDYYRFVQDKQLISIAVADVIGKGIPAALCMSMIKYAMDSLLESRVHPQHVLENLNRVVENNVDSSMFITMLYGIYDSHEHTFTYASAGHEPGFYYQSSKDTFWDILAKGLVLGVDPNASYHQYEKKVEPGDMIVLLSDGVTESRTEEGFIERSVITDFIRKYQHLPAQEMVENIYRDLERIQNFEIRDDFTLIILKRKV, from the coding sequence ATGGATTTCAAAGATATGTTTCAATCAAAATATCGCAGCATACTATACAGCTATCTGAAAGAATCAACCGAAGCAGCACTATATCAAGGACAAAAGTTTAGTCGAAAAGCAATGGAACACCAAATCTCCCCTGAAGAAATTATCAATGTGCATTGTACGGCATTGAAGGAGCTTTTCCCCGACCTCCCGCAAGAAGTGTTCGCTTCCTGCGACTTTCTATTAGAGGTAATGATGGACTATGGTTTAGCCTACCAGGAACATCAAAGCCTCCGTGACCAGCAGCTTGAAATCAGATCGGAAATTGAGATTGCTGCGAGCGTTCAAGATAACCTTTTAGAAACGAAAATTCCCCAAATAGATGTGTTAGATATTGGCGCTATCAGTATTCCTGCCAAGCAAATGAATGGTGATTATTATCGATTTGTTCAAGACAAGCAGTTAATCAGTATTGCGGTCGCTGATGTCATTGGCAAAGGCATCCCTGCTGCTCTGTGCATGTCGATGATTAAATATGCGATGGACAGTCTGCTAGAGTCACGTGTCCATCCACAACATGTGCTCGAAAATTTAAATAGAGTCGTAGAAAACAATGTCGATTCAAGTATGTTTATTACCATGCTATATGGTATCTATGATTCACATGAACATACCTTTACATATGCATCAGCCGGTCATGAACCAGGTTTTTATTATCAATCGTCCAAGGATACATTTTGGGACATCCTCGCAAAAGGTCTCGTCCTCGGAGTGGACCCGAATGCCAGCTATCATCAATATGAGAAAAAAGTCGAGCCTGGCGATATGATTGTTTTATTATCAGATGGTGTCACTGAATCAAGAACAGAAGAGGGCTTTATCGAACGGTCTGTCATCACGGATTTTATTCGTAAATATCAGCATCTGCCTGCACAAGAAATGGTGGAAAATATCTATCGTGACCTCGAGAGAATTCAGAATTTTGAAATACGTGACGATTTTACTTTAATTATTTTAAAAAGAAAGGTTTAG
- a CDS encoding anti-sigma factor antagonist, translating into MNLLIDKYHNNVDTVVKIAGEIDAFTAPQLRDELLPLAEGKNQSIVISLKDVSYLDSTGLGVFVGLFKQLKKNEGELKLVDLSDRLKRLFEITGLSNIITIATN; encoded by the coding sequence ATGAATCTACTAATAGATAAATATCATAATAATGTGGATACAGTCGTAAAGATTGCAGGCGAAATTGATGCCTTTACAGCACCGCAACTGAGGGATGAGCTTTTACCTCTAGCAGAAGGGAAAAATCAATCGATTGTCATCAGTCTGAAGGATGTGTCTTATTTAGATAGTACAGGCCTAGGTGTATTTGTGGGCCTTTTCAAACAGCTGAAGAAAAATGAAGGCGAATTGAAACTGGTTGACCTTTCTGACCGACTGAAACGGTTGTTTGAAATTACCGGTTTAAGCAATATTATTACCATTGCTACCAATTAG
- the rsbW gene encoding anti-sigma B factor RsbW: MNQVMDYIEMKIPAKPDYVGVIRLTLSGIASRMGFTYEEIEDIKIAISEATTNAVQHAYRNDEGGEIIVGFGIYPDKLEMMVADYGQSFNFIQTKKELGPYTKSSTVDDLAEGGLGLFLIETLMDEVRVSNQSGVTVFMVKNVSGERENHDQTISNREAN, translated from the coding sequence ATGAACCAAGTGATGGATTATATCGAAATGAAGATTCCAGCGAAACCCGATTATGTGGGGGTAATCCGATTAACGTTATCAGGCATCGCGAGCCGTATGGGATTTACATACGAGGAGATCGAGGATATAAAAATTGCCATTAGTGAGGCAACAACGAATGCTGTACAGCATGCCTACCGAAATGATGAAGGTGGGGAAATCATCGTCGGCTTTGGGATTTACCCGGATAAATTAGAAATGATGGTTGCCGATTACGGACAAAGCTTTAATTTTATCCAAACGAAAAAAGAACTAGGCCCTTACACAAAATCAAGTACAGTGGACGATTTGGCAGAAGGAGGGTTAGGTCTATTTTTGATAGAAACGCTCATGGACGAGGTCCGTGTATCGAATCAGTCTGGGGTAACGGTCTTCATGGTGAAGAATGTAAGTGGGGAGCGTGAAAATCATGACCAAACCATCTCAAACCGTGAAGCGAACTAA
- the sigB gene encoding RNA polymerase sigma factor SigB yields the protein MTKPSQTVKRTKEEIDALILEVQQTGSPEVQQILVENYTALVGSLANKFSKGRDFHEDIMQVGMIGLLGAIKRYEPDVGRSFESFLIPTVIGEIKRFLRDKTWSVHVPRRVKELWPKLKTVVDELTNLYQRSPKIPEIADYLNVSEEEVLEAMEMGKSYQSVSVDQPIETGSEGSTVTALDVMGSKDEGFEKVDQRMMLESVLHVLSDREREIIHWTYIENKSQKETGEFLGISQMHVSRLQKKAIEKLRKALVKDAYSGVTHA from the coding sequence ATGACCAAACCATCTCAAACCGTGAAGCGAACTAAGGAAGAAATTGATGCCCTCATTCTCGAGGTGCAGCAGACAGGCTCTCCAGAGGTGCAGCAAATCCTCGTGGAGAATTATACCGCTCTTGTCGGGAGTCTTGCCAATAAATTTTCAAAGGGCAGAGACTTTCATGAGGATATCATGCAGGTAGGGATGATTGGGTTATTAGGAGCGATTAAGCGCTACGAACCAGATGTTGGACGGTCATTTGAATCGTTTTTAATCCCAACAGTTATTGGAGAAATCAAGCGATTCTTACGGGATAAAACATGGAGTGTCCATGTGCCGAGACGCGTAAAGGAATTATGGCCGAAGCTTAAAACTGTAGTGGACGAGCTGACCAATCTGTATCAACGCTCACCGAAAATCCCAGAAATTGCCGATTATTTGAATGTGAGTGAAGAAGAAGTGCTAGAAGCAATGGAAATGGGGAAAAGCTATCAATCCGTTTCTGTTGACCAACCAATCGAAACCGGATCTGAGGGAAGTACGGTTACGGCGCTCGATGTGATGGGATCGAAGGACGAAGGTTTTGAAAAAGTGGACCAACGCATGATGCTTGAAAGTGTCCTCCATGTGTTATCGGACCGAGAAAGAGAAATTATTCACTGGACCTACATCGAAAATAAGAGTCAAAAGGAAACAGGTGAGTTTTTGGGTATATCACAAATGCATGTATCACGTCTGCAAAAAAAGGCGATTGAAAAATTACGAAAGGCACTAGTTAAGGATGCCTATTCAGGAGTTACTCATGCTTGA
- a CDS encoding PP2C family serine/threonine-protein phosphatase yields MLDHEANAYVQARAFQIQKEGNSFNGDSFFMKATDEYFICSVADGLGSGLYANQSSDAVRKVIEQHHHEEVEVLMDYCNQALKLKRGATVSVLKAHFQRKEVTYCSVGNIQFVFYLPSGLYIYPIPVTGFLSGKPQTYRIDTFPYEENSKFMMHTDGLHLPSIKQELTRFQSIEDMSNHLKLHMTKRKDDATFLVGQLF; encoded by the coding sequence ATGCTTGATCATGAAGCCAACGCATATGTTCAAGCACGTGCCTTTCAAATTCAAAAAGAAGGAAATAGCTTTAATGGTGATAGTTTTTTCATGAAGGCAACGGACGAGTACTTTATCTGTTCGGTGGCTGACGGTCTAGGGAGCGGGCTGTACGCGAATCAGTCATCGGATGCTGTAAGGAAAGTGATTGAGCAGCACCATCATGAAGAAGTCGAGGTGCTGATGGACTATTGTAATCAAGCACTGAAATTGAAGAGAGGCGCCACCGTTTCGGTTTTAAAGGCCCATTTTCAACGGAAGGAAGTCACCTACTGCTCCGTGGGTAACATTCAATTTGTATTCTATCTTCCTTCAGGACTCTATATTTATCCCATTCCTGTTACTGGCTTTTTATCAGGAAAGCCGCAAACCTATCGAATTGATACCTTTCCCTATGAAGAAAACTCCAAATTTATGATGCATACGGATGGACTTCATCTACCTTCGATTAAACAGGAGCTAACCCGATTCCAATCGATTGAAGATATGTCCAACCATTTAAAACTGCATATGACTAAGCGAAAAGATGACGCCACCTTTTTAGTCGGCCAGCTATTTTAA
- the cls gene encoding cardiolipin synthase, which produces MKKLRVEFVYVLMMMIFGYVALCTDVPFHWKALCLTFYTIMIVNTVVSLWLENRPAQNTLLWMYILVFLPILGYIFYVYSGQLVHKGELFKRKRSLDREMFEELNKQKWGMASGGAATLTMSGLNEHQREFANYLERVTLTNWNQNTRTKVLKNGDETFEEIKRRLQQATDFIHIEYYIFRYDRLGKELIDILTEKVRAGVEVRLMYDAVGSFSLSTADLKIMEEAGIQTHPFLPIQAGFINQKFNFRNHRKIIVIDGKIGFVGGLNVGVEYLGEDDHFGFWCDTHLMLEGEAVQTLHAVFLLDWLYASGENFFKNERYLEPKLVDGDGLVHVVATGPETRDMSDHYYAMISSAKESIWIATPYFIPSPSIQTALRIAARKGIQVRLMVPETNDGFLTQYATQSYFPELLRAGIEIYSYQKGFLHKKVLIVDGDLASIGTANFDMRSFHLNFEVNLFLSGTDSIAELVDHFQDDLNDCRRIRAVEFYKRKPVVKFKESFARLFSGVL; this is translated from the coding sequence ATGAAAAAACTCAGGGTCGAATTTGTTTATGTCCTCATGATGATGATTTTTGGCTACGTGGCGTTGTGCACTGACGTCCCCTTTCACTGGAAAGCGCTCTGCCTCACGTTTTACACCATCATGATTGTAAATACAGTGGTCTCACTGTGGCTCGAAAACCGCCCAGCCCAAAACACCTTGCTATGGATGTATATATTAGTGTTCCTGCCAATACTGGGCTACATCTTCTACGTCTATTCCGGCCAACTGGTACATAAAGGCGAGCTGTTTAAAAGGAAACGTAGCCTCGACCGGGAAATGTTTGAGGAGCTGAACAAACAGAAATGGGGGATGGCTAGTGGTGGGGCCGCAACACTGACGATGTCCGGGCTGAATGAGCACCAGCGTGAATTTGCAAACTATTTGGAGCGGGTAACCTTAACCAACTGGAATCAGAATACAAGAACGAAAGTATTGAAAAACGGAGATGAAACCTTCGAGGAAATTAAACGCCGACTTCAGCAAGCAACGGACTTTATCCATATCGAATACTATATTTTCCGCTATGACCGCCTGGGGAAAGAGCTCATTGACATCCTTACAGAAAAGGTCAGGGCCGGTGTAGAAGTCCGTCTCATGTACGATGCAGTCGGCAGCTTCTCCCTTTCCACAGCCGACCTGAAAATCATGGAGGAGGCTGGCATTCAGACTCACCCCTTTTTACCAATCCAAGCAGGATTCATCAATCAAAAATTCAACTTTCGAAATCACCGCAAAATCATCGTCATCGATGGAAAAATCGGCTTTGTCGGCGGCTTAAACGTCGGGGTTGAGTACCTGGGCGAGGACGACCACTTTGGCTTTTGGTGCGACACCCACCTCATGCTAGAAGGGGAAGCCGTACAAACATTACATGCCGTCTTTTTGCTAGATTGGCTCTATGCCTCAGGTGAGAATTTTTTTAAAAATGAACGCTATTTGGAACCGAAACTGGTGGACGGTGATGGATTAGTGCACGTTGTCGCAACTGGTCCCGAAACACGTGATATGAGTGATCACTATTACGCAATGATTTCCTCGGCCAAAGAATCCATTTGGATCGCCACCCCCTACTTTATTCCGAGCCCGTCCATCCAAACGGCTCTTCGGATTGCCGCCAGGAAAGGTATCCAGGTACGCTTAATGGTACCTGAAACGAATGATGGGTTTCTTACCCAGTATGCAACGCAATCCTATTTTCCAGAACTGCTGCGTGCAGGAATAGAAATCTATTCCTACCAAAAGGGCTTTCTTCATAAAAAGGTCCTTATTGTCGATGGAGACCTGGCCTCGATTGGAACCGCCAACTTCGATATGCGCAGCTTTCATTTGAATTTCGAAGTCAATTTGTTTTTATCAGGAACAGACTCAATTGCCGAACTGGTTGACCATTTCCAAGATGACCTTAACGACTGCCGCCGCATTCGCGCTGTTGAATTTTACAAAAGGAAACCAGTGGTCAAATTCAAAGAAAGCTTCGCCAGGCTGTTTTCGGGGGTGTTGTAA
- a CDS encoding DoxX family protein, translating into MFNKFLRENKIASVILTVLRLYLGYSWFTAGFHKLTGGFDAAGFLKGAIANPVKGPDGAVVFGWYVDFLKHFALPNVDVFNVLVPWGETLIGLGLILGCLTTAAMFFGLVMNFSFFLAGTVSHNPRDIFLGFIILTAGYNAGKIGLDRWVVPYFRKMNKGTVKHKKTA; encoded by the coding sequence ATGTTTAACAAATTTTTAAGAGAAAACAAAATTGCATCTGTTATCTTAACAGTCTTACGTTTATACCTCGGTTACTCTTGGTTTACTGCAGGATTCCATAAATTAACTGGCGGATTTGACGCTGCTGGATTCTTAAAAGGAGCCATTGCTAACCCGGTAAAAGGTCCAGATGGCGCAGTCGTTTTTGGCTGGTACGTTGACTTCTTGAAACACTTTGCTCTTCCAAACGTCGATGTCTTCAACGTTCTTGTTCCCTGGGGCGAAACATTAATTGGTTTAGGCTTAATCCTTGGATGCTTAACAACTGCCGCTATGTTCTTTGGTCTCGTCATGAACTTCAGCTTCTTCTTAGCTGGCACTGTATCTCACAACCCTAGAGACATCTTCCTTGGCTTCATTATCTTAACAGCTGGCTACAACGCTGGTAAAATCGGTTTAGACCGTTGGGTTGTACCTTACTTCAGAAAAATGAACAAGGGTACTGTAAAACATAAGAAAACTGCTTAA
- a CDS encoding GlsB/YeaQ/YmgE family stress response membrane protein translates to MGFIWALIIGGIIGWLAGLILGRDLPGGIIGNIIAGFIGAWLGSFLLGSWGPEVGGFFIIPALIGAIVLVFIVSFILKSMKRTA, encoded by the coding sequence ATGGGATTTATTTGGGCATTAATTATCGGAGGAATTATTGGCTGGTTAGCCGGACTTATTTTGGGGCGTGACTTGCCAGGTGGTATCATTGGAAATATTATCGCAGGGTTCATTGGAGCATGGTTGGGATCCTTCCTACTAGGAAGTTGGGGTCCAGAAGTCGGAGGCTTCTTTATCATCCCGGCTCTGATTGGTGCAATTGTCCTTGTATTTATTGTAAGCTTTATTTTAAAAAGCATGAAACGCACTGCGTAA
- a CDS encoding IDEAL domain-containing protein yields MRKLLCKNCGNAEFYVINMHETLCKCGCRLSKLSDYRWEESKKWKEVYLEEQKRQTELIFKISLLKRKIDTCLDVGDKEGFKKLTSELKACQTALKTGTPNPKARLRERVQHNRDIV; encoded by the coding sequence ATGAGGAAACTTTTATGCAAAAACTGTGGAAACGCTGAATTTTACGTCATTAATATGCACGAAACATTGTGTAAGTGTGGTTGCCGATTATCGAAGCTCAGCGATTATCGCTGGGAGGAATCAAAGAAATGGAAAGAAGTCTATCTTGAAGAACAGAAAAGGCAAACCGAATTGATCTTTAAGATTAGTTTATTAAAAAGGAAAATCGACACCTGTCTGGATGTAGGAGACAAAGAGGGCTTCAAAAAGCTTACCTCAGAACTAAAAGCCTGCCAAACCGCGTTAAAAACAGGAACGCCAAACCCAAAAGCACGATTGCGCGAGAGGGTGCAGCATAATAGAGATATTGTTTAA
- a CDS encoding general stress protein, giving the protein METVKVVENGVQAKKEIEQLMTQGYTKDEIYLLAHDKNRSENLADNLDLTDVGVAEQGLFDSMANVFRSRGDELRSKLESLGLSQAEAERFEEEMDHGRVVVVATKSA; this is encoded by the coding sequence ATGGAAACAGTGAAAGTCGTTGAAAATGGTGTACAAGCGAAGAAGGAAATTGAACAGTTGATGACGCAGGGTTATACGAAGGATGAGATTTATTTATTGGCACACGATAAAAATCGCTCTGAGAACCTAGCGGATAATCTGGATCTTACCGATGTTGGTGTCGCCGAACAAGGCTTGTTTGATAGTATGGCCAATGTGTTTCGCTCACGAGGAGATGAGTTGCGCTCGAAGCTGGAGTCATTAGGCTTGTCGCAAGCAGAAGCTGAGCGCTTTGAGGAAGAAATGGATCATGGCCGAGTGGTCGTTGTAGCAACAAAATCAGCATGA
- a CDS encoding leucine-rich repeat domain-containing protein yields MNKFRTLFTILLLFTSFQIFQQTASAETQTSKPVAIYYSPHQDDELLSMGMSIATSVAKGYEVHVVLMTDGGGATGALIDVNKKLTKENFPTITKEDFINARTDEFMRSLVALGVKAENIHLMNFTDGQLSYNQARQTIETFEKNYPHAMHRSMSYMDWHPDHAVMGRALNDLYNEHKIRDVRFFVKNVQFSTVPGSSEAPRLVTANLPRIKEATAAYRDWSPASKHYSIGYISVPSNFDELEKNPQSRTHMADTTNKPSVRSLGFSSGQVEGPITDANLAAVIKEQLGIRDRELTEADIASLTRLDAQGRGISSLEGLQYAVNLQFLALDHNRITDVTPLQGLTKVTDLYLKDNQLENVRPLARLTNMESLHLDTNRLTDLSPLSSLTKLQVLSFNFNKVASLAPLAGMTNLLTVSMDSNAFKDLTPLKNKPDLNAVSFLHMDLDLGKGSVNGDILDMLGAQASVYFSNVKVTRSYHTNRMVGISWKMLDSSMDKVEVSINGGIPVTSYNSNYLFGNLNPGQAYKVTISSYTKGNLNFTGEMMISTDTWVSTKGWLLADRDWYYINPSTGNLTTGWLKSGDKWYYLSANGKMFTGWLKWNGKWYYLTSSGAMKTGWLLDGGKWYYLENSGAMKIGWLYYNKKWFYLNSSGAMVTGRVWISGKWYYFNASGSLSR; encoded by the coding sequence ATGAACAAATTCCGTACTTTATTTACGATTCTTCTATTATTTACGTCCTTTCAGATTTTTCAACAGACTGCTTCAGCCGAGACGCAGACCTCAAAGCCTGTTGCCATCTATTACTCCCCGCACCAGGACGATGAACTGCTCAGCATGGGGATGTCAATTGCAACAAGTGTGGCCAAAGGCTACGAGGTACATGTGGTACTGATGACCGACGGTGGTGGTGCCACCGGGGCACTCATTGATGTGAACAAAAAGCTGACGAAGGAAAATTTCCCAACAATCACAAAAGAAGATTTTATCAACGCGCGAACAGACGAATTCATGCGTTCGTTAGTAGCGTTAGGAGTGAAGGCTGAAAATATCCATCTGATGAATTTTACCGATGGACAGCTTTCCTATAACCAAGCAAGACAAACAATTGAAACCTTTGAGAAGAACTACCCGCATGCGATGCATCGGTCCATGTCCTATATGGACTGGCATCCGGATCATGCAGTAATGGGGAGGGCGTTAAACGATTTATATAATGAACATAAAATCCGCGACGTCCGCTTTTTTGTAAAAAATGTTCAGTTTTCAACCGTACCAGGCAGTTCGGAAGCACCGAGGTTAGTGACTGCTAATCTTCCTCGAATCAAAGAAGCTACAGCCGCATATAGGGATTGGTCGCCAGCTTCTAAGCACTACTCGATTGGTTATATTTCAGTACCGAGCAATTTCGATGAGCTCGAAAAAAATCCGCAAAGCCGGACACATATGGCCGATACGACGAATAAGCCATCGGTGAGAAGCCTTGGTTTTTCTAGTGGACAAGTAGAGGGGCCGATTACGGATGCCAATTTGGCTGCCGTCATTAAGGAACAGCTCGGCATCAGGGACAGAGAATTAACCGAAGCGGATATAGCTTCATTAACCCGTTTGGATGCACAGGGCAGAGGAATCAGCAGTTTGGAAGGACTGCAATATGCAGTGAACCTTCAATTTCTCGCGCTAGATCATAATAGAATTACCGATGTAACGCCGCTTCAGGGTCTGACAAAGGTAACTGACTTATACCTGAAGGATAATCAGCTAGAAAATGTTCGCCCATTAGCAAGGCTGACGAATATGGAGTCACTACACCTTGATACTAACCGGCTGACGGACCTTAGCCCACTTTCTTCATTAACAAAGCTGCAGGTGCTGTCGTTCAACTTTAATAAAGTGGCTAGTCTAGCGCCGCTCGCAGGGATGACGAATCTCCTAACGGTTTCGATGGACAGCAATGCCTTTAAGGACCTGACTCCTTTGAAAAACAAGCCTGACTTAAACGCGGTATCTTTTTTACATATGGATTTGGATCTAGGTAAGGGCAGTGTCAATGGTGACATCCTAGATATGTTAGGCGCGCAAGCAAGTGTTTATTTTTCGAATGTGAAAGTAACGAGGAGCTATCACACGAATCGAATGGTGGGTATATCGTGGAAAATGCTCGACAGCAGTATGGATAAGGTTGAAGTAAGTATTAATGGCGGCATACCAGTGACATCTTACAATTCGAACTATCTGTTTGGGAATTTGAATCCGGGTCAAGCGTATAAGGTGACGATTTCTTCTTATACGAAGGGGAATTTGAATTTCACAGGCGAGATGATGATTTCGACGGATACGTGGGTGTCGACGAAGGGCTGGCTGCTTGCTGACCGGGACTGGTATTACATCAACCCTTCAACAGGGAATCTGACGACAGGTTGGTTGAAATCAGGGGATAAATGGTATTATCTCAGTGCGAATGGAAAAATGTTCACAGGCTGGCTTAAGTGGAACGGAAAATGGTACTATTTAACATCTAGCGGAGCCATGAAGACAGGCTGGCTATTAGATGGAGGCAAGTGGTACTACCTTGAGAATTCGGGGGCGATGAAAATAGGTTGGTTGTATTACAATAAAAAATGGTTTTACCTTAACAGTTCTGGGGCGATGGTAACCGGACGGGTTTGGATTAGTGGAAAATGGTATTACTTCAATGCAAGTGGCAGCTTAAGCCGTTAG
- a CDS encoding DUF1146 family protein has product MINDFGQMALVSILSHLVFIAISWWALQSIRLEKLIKANHVFQARLLFILLAIFIGSSVSNFFLDYLQWSRQLPLIFNN; this is encoded by the coding sequence ATGATAAATGATTTTGGGCAAATGGCGTTAGTAAGCATCCTGTCACATTTGGTTTTTATTGCAATTTCCTGGTGGGCACTGCAGTCGATTCGCTTAGAAAAGCTGATTAAGGCTAACCATGTTTTTCAAGCTCGGCTTCTCTTCATATTATTAGCCATTTTCATCGGATCATCTGTTAGTAACTTTTTCCTGGATTATCTTCAATGGTCCAGACAACTTCCATTAATTTTCAATAATTAG
- a CDS encoding YwmB family TATA-box binding protein: MKRYRSFFLSVMTILSLILVVFGYNTTEANGNGAFTRQAIPDGADDLAKIGSVLEAENILLDEWSFYAREKMTGIKSEQDVKEYAEQLQEKFPDWDWSINNTSQKWEVTAVSPTSKHHSEMLQIMATHTKQPVNAYIVYSVSGKEWNKAIAAYFTTEEFKSRLSDIFRGKPTIFSCMKGVFSDKIDTALPITVKNLLSVFHAKEIEALKEETFMSVSANSPMFTGSIENQRDNMNLQIGIRSERLGGKTTIVVGTPIITIEY, encoded by the coding sequence ATGAAAAGATATCGTTCGTTTTTTTTATCTGTGATGACAATTTTAAGTTTGATCCTGGTTGTTTTCGGGTACAACACAACTGAAGCAAATGGTAATGGTGCTTTTACACGTCAAGCGATTCCGGATGGTGCTGATGATTTGGCAAAAATCGGTTCTGTTTTAGAAGCCGAAAATATTTTGCTCGATGAATGGTCTTTTTATGCAAGAGAAAAAATGACCGGCATAAAAAGTGAGCAGGACGTGAAGGAATACGCCGAACAACTTCAGGAAAAGTTTCCCGATTGGGATTGGTCAATTAATAATACCAGCCAAAAATGGGAAGTAACAGCAGTATCTCCAACATCTAAACACCACAGCGAAATGCTTCAAATTATGGCAACCCACACAAAACAACCTGTTAATGCGTATATAGTATATAGTGTCAGTGGAAAAGAGTGGAATAAGGCGATAGCGGCCTATTTCACTACTGAGGAATTTAAAAGTAGGCTATCCGACATATTTCGAGGAAAACCTACAATTTTTTCTTGTATGAAAGGCGTTTTCAGTGATAAGATTGATACGGCTTTACCCATAACAGTAAAGAATTTACTGTCCGTTTTTCATGCAAAAGAGATCGAAGCGTTAAAAGAGGAGACATTCATGTCTGTTTCGGCGAATTCGCCGATGTTTACTGGCTCCATAGAAAATCAAAGAGATAACATGAATTTACAAATTGGCATACGCTCCGAACGATTGGGCGGTAAGACTACCATTGTAGTTGGCACACCAATCATAACGATTGAATATTAA